In Campylobacter mucosalis, a single window of DNA contains:
- a CDS encoding fumarate hydratase, translated as MRVVNSSEITKVVSELCKQACYVVTPDMRAAFIKAQKNEVSPIGKDILGKILQNADLAEKKVAPICQDTGMAVVFVDIGQDVRIEGEFLEDAINAGVADGYVGGYLRKSVVNDPIFERKNTKNNTPAVINVRIIKGDKIHIKVAPKGFGSENKSILKMLVPADGLEGVKKVFLEAVKLAGPNACPPMVIGVGIGGTMDKAALMAKYAAARDADSKNPDERYAKLEDELLELACKTGVGPQGLGGKSTAVKVNVEWYPTHIAGLPVAININCHAARHAEAQI; from the coding sequence ATGAGGGTAGTTAATTCTAGCGAGATCACAAAGGTTGTTAGCGAACTCTGCAAACAAGCCTGTTATGTCGTTACGCCAGATATGCGTGCGGCTTTTATAAAGGCACAAAAAAATGAGGTTTCGCCAATAGGTAAAGATATTTTGGGCAAAATTTTACAAAATGCCGACCTAGCTGAAAAAAAGGTAGCACCGATATGTCAAGATACCGGTATGGCAGTGGTTTTTGTTGATATTGGCCAAGATGTAAGGATTGAGGGCGAATTTTTAGAAGACGCTATAAATGCCGGTGTAGCTGATGGCTATGTTGGTGGATATTTAAGAAAATCAGTCGTAAATGACCCTATTTTTGAACGCAAAAATACTAAAAACAATACCCCAGCTGTGATAAATGTTCGCATTATAAAAGGCGATAAAATTCACATAAAAGTCGCACCAAAGGGCTTTGGTAGTGAAAATAAATCAATACTAAAAATGCTTGTGCCTGCTGACGGACTTGAAGGCGTTAAAAAGGTATTTTTAGAGGCTGTAAAACTAGCTGGTCCAAACGCTTGTCCTCCAATGGTAATTGGCGTAGGTATCGGCGGGACAATGGATAAAGCAGCACTTATGGCAAAATACGCAGCCGCAAGGGACGCTGATAGCAAAAATCCAGATGAAAGATACGCAAAACTTGAAGATGAGCTTTTAGAACTTGCGTGTAAAACAGGCGTGGGACCGCAGGGGCTTGGTGGTAAAAGCACCGCTGTAAAGGTAAATGTTGAGTGGTATCCAACTCATATCGCTGGTCTGCCAGTTGCTATAAATATCAACTGCCACGCTGCACGTCACGCAGAGGCACAAATTTAA
- a CDS encoding NifU family protein, producing MIPFTDEELLKPVERSLNKVRPMLQNDGGDMELLGIKNGKIYVRLVGHCHGCAASGTTLKYGVERQLRLDIHPELEVINVPMGEEFVL from the coding sequence ATGATACCATTTACCGACGAAGAACTTTTAAAGCCCGTTGAACGTTCACTTAATAAAGTCCGCCCAATGCTGCAAAACGACGGCGGAGATATGGAGCTTTTGGGTATAAAAAACGGCAAAATTTATGTGCGTCTTGTCGGGCATTGTCACGGATGTGCGGCCAGTGGAACTACGCTAAAATACGGCGTTGAGCGACAGCTTCGCTTAGATATCCACCCTGAGCTTGAGGTTATAAACGTGCCTATGGGCGAAGAATTTGTGCTTTAG
- a CDS encoding histidine kinase: MINYKKLGLKNFKNGRYDDALKFFSLAYEQSKDENLLFFIMLCSLAKQSPEEAKMLFEYSFSKDNRNEDNSLDEILEVLESKNISESVIEEQDAISYEDFKRLSQKDGFKSVFESVMFSTKVMISNKDDFLEFVHNLIKNDFLEMGITYLESAAMMFAGDERIDGLLREIKKRQSDENLH; the protein is encoded by the coding sequence TTGATAAATTATAAAAAATTAGGGCTTAAGAATTTTAAAAATGGCAGATATGATGACGCCTTGAAATTTTTCTCACTCGCTTATGAGCAGAGCAAAGATGAAAATTTGCTATTTTTTATTATGCTTTGTTCTCTTGCAAAGCAGAGTCCTGAAGAGGCTAAAATGCTTTTTGAATACTCTTTTAGCAAAGATAACAGAAACGAAGATAATAGCTTAGATGAAATTTTAGAAGTTCTAGAGAGTAAGAATATAAGCGAGAGCGTTATTGAAGAGCAAGACGCGATAAGTTATGAGGATTTTAAACGCTTAAGCCAAAAAGACGGCTTTAAAAGCGTGTTTGAGAGTGTTATGTTTTCTACAAAAGTTATGATCTCAAACAAAGACGACTTTTTGGAATTTGTGCATAATCTTATTAAAAATGACTTTTTAGAAATGGGCATAACCTACCTAGAGAGTGCTGCTATGATGTTTGCCGGAGATGAGCGTATAGACGGGCTTTTAAGAGAGATTAAAAAAAGGCAAAGCGATGAAAATTTGCATTGA
- a CDS encoding UDP-N-acetylmuramoyl-L-alanyl-D-glutamate--2,6-diaminopimelate ligase — protein MKICIDDTFITDNSLECEPGCFFLLCDTNAKFKDDAILRKASIVNVDRAKELLGIDENLKIVGITGTNGKTTTAALLAHILNELGHKTALCGTRGAFIANERIDQKALTTSQILTTLWYMQKATLAKCEYLVMEVSSHAIVQNRIEGLSFALKIFTNISQDHLDYHKSMEEYARVKSSFFDDDTLKLINIDDELIKFNPKNSYTYSLKQSADFTPISYDLKFGINASISALGNVTNINSSLQGEFNLQNLLAALGAVTLLQKPEASKLSSAVKSFNGVEGRVEVVSTNPLVIVDFAHTPDGMQKVLNALRNLSLIVVFGAGGDRDRTKRAKMGAIAQKYARLSIVTSDNPRSENPQDIVDEICSGMDMSRFVLKEVDRREAIRIGLENLKDGEALVILGKGDEDYQEINGVKHHFSDKEVVCELLKERK, from the coding sequence ATGAAAATTTGCATTGATGATACATTTATTACTGATAACTCATTGGAGTGTGAGCCGGGTTGTTTTTTCTTGCTGTGTGATACGAATGCTAAATTTAAAGATGACGCTATTTTACGCAAAGCCAGCATCGTAAATGTAGATAGAGCAAAAGAGCTTTTGGGCATAGATGAGAATTTAAAAATAGTTGGCATAACTGGCACCAACGGTAAAACCACGACAGCGGCACTACTGGCTCATATACTAAATGAGTTGGGGCATAAAACCGCGCTATGTGGCACAAGAGGCGCGTTTATAGCAAATGAGCGGATAGATCAAAAGGCACTTACTACCTCGCAAATTTTAACAACCCTTTGGTATATGCAAAAGGCAACTTTGGCAAAATGCGAGTATCTAGTAATGGAGGTAAGCTCCCACGCCATCGTGCAAAACCGTATTGAGGGGCTTAGTTTTGCGCTTAAAATTTTTACAAATATTAGCCAAGACCACCTTGATTATCATAAAAGTATGGAAGAATACGCTCGTGTAAAAAGTAGCTTTTTTGATGATGATACGCTAAAACTTATAAATATCGATGATGAGCTTATAAAATTTAATCCAAAAAATTCATATACCTATTCACTAAAACAAAGTGCTGATTTTACCCCTATTAGTTATGATTTAAAATTCGGGATAAATGCTAGCATATCGGCACTTGGTAATGTTACTAACATAAACTCAAGTTTACAGGGTGAGTTTAATCTGCAAAATCTTTTAGCCGCACTAGGTGCTGTAACTTTACTGCAAAAACCAGAGGCTTCTAAACTATCTAGTGCGGTTAAAAGCTTTAATGGTGTTGAGGGGCGTGTCGAGGTTGTAAGCACAAATCCGCTTGTCATAGTTGACTTTGCGCATACGCCAGACGGAATGCAAAAGGTTTTAAACGCTCTTAGAAATTTAAGCCTTATTGTTGTGTTTGGAGCCGGTGGAGATAGGGATCGCACCAAAAGGGCGAAAATGGGTGCAATAGCCCAAAAATACGCACGGCTTAGTATCGTCACAAGCGATAATCCACGCTCAGAAAATCCGCAAGACATAGTAGATGAAATTTGCTCTGGTATGGATATGAGTCGTTTTGTTTTAAAAGAGGTTGATAGACGCGAAGCCATAAGGATTGGACTTGAAAATTTAAAAGACGGCGAAGCGTTAGTAATACTAGGCAAGGGCGATGAGGACTATCAGGAGATAAATGGCGTAAAGCACCATTTTAGCGATAAAGAGGTTGTTTGTGAGTTATTAAAGGAGAGAAAATGA
- a CDS encoding hemolysin family protein, which yields MYPSSDNSLLMLFLAVVFILLNAFFVLSEFAIVKVRKSRLEELIKEKKPNAQLAYDMTNKLDTYLSATQLGITLSSLALGWIGEPAVARMIEAPLKKYFDMSDLLVHTVAFAIAFTLITLLHVVVGELIPKSVAIAKSESATLAIARPLHLFWIIFSPVIKTFDAFAIVGLKILGIKPAKESDLAHSEEEIKIIVGESLKGGVLDNFETEIIKNAVDFSDTVAKEIMTPRRDMICINKQKSFEENLALVFESKYTRYPYIDGSKDVVLGMIHIRDILQIHFGDDKKKSFDNIVREFLIVPESLSISKIILLMNKEQKSAALVVDEYGGTSGILTMEDIMEEVLGDMNDEHDETGEQYKKINDNIYEFNGRYDLESIEELLGIEFDDETDQVTIGGYVFNLIGRLPVVGDKVDDENCHYEVRKMDGTSILRVKVRKKIAQESEQ from the coding sequence TTGTACCCCAGTAGCGACAATTCGCTTTTAATGTTATTTCTCGCAGTTGTATTTATACTATTAAATGCTTTCTTTGTTCTATCAGAATTTGCAATTGTTAAGGTTAGAAAGAGCCGTCTTGAGGAGCTTATAAAAGAGAAAAAGCCCAACGCTCAACTAGCTTACGATATGACAAATAAGCTTGATACATACCTTAGTGCCACCCAGCTTGGCATTACTCTTAGTTCGCTTGCACTTGGCTGGATAGGCGAACCTGCCGTAGCTCGTATGATAGAGGCTCCGCTTAAAAAATACTTTGATATGAGTGATTTGCTAGTGCATACGGTTGCTTTTGCGATAGCTTTTACACTTATTACGCTTTTGCACGTTGTAGTGGGTGAGCTAATACCAAAGTCCGTTGCAATAGCAAAATCAGAGAGTGCAACCCTGGCTATTGCTAGACCGCTTCATCTTTTTTGGATTATCTTTTCCCCGGTCATTAAAACCTTTGACGCATTTGCCATAGTAGGGCTTAAGATTTTAGGCATTAAACCTGCAAAAGAGAGTGATTTGGCTCACTCTGAAGAGGAGATAAAGATAATTGTCGGCGAGAGCCTAAAGGGTGGTGTTCTTGATAACTTTGAAACTGAGATTATTAAAAATGCGGTTGATTTTTCAGACACGGTTGCAAAGGAAATTATGACGCCTCGCCGTGATATGATATGTATAAATAAGCAAAAGAGTTTTGAGGAAAATTTGGCTTTAGTGTTTGAGTCAAAATACACTCGTTATCCTTATATAGACGGCTCAAAAGACGTTGTGCTTGGTATGATACATATTAGGGATATACTTCAAATTCATTTTGGAGATGATAAGAAAAAGAGCTTTGATAATATCGTCAGGGAGTTTTTGATAGTCCCTGAAAGTCTTTCTATATCAAAGATCATACTGCTTATGAACAAGGAGCAAAAATCCGCAGCTCTTGTCGTAGATGAATACGGCGGAACTTCTGGAATTTTGACCATGGAAGATATAATGGAAGAGGTGCTTGGAGATATGAACGACGAGCACGATGAAACTGGCGAACAATATAAAAAGATAAATGACAATATCTATGAATTTAACGGCAGATACGATCTTGAAAGCATTGAAGAGTTGCTTGGTATAGAATTTGATGATGAAACAGATCAGGTTACGATAGGTGGATATGTCTTTAACTTAATAGGGCGTTTACCGGTTGTAGGCGATAAAGTAGATGATGAAAACTGCCATTATGAAGTAAGAAAAATGGATGGCACTAGCATTTTAAGAGTAAAAGTGCGAAAGAAGATTGCTCAGGAGAGCGAACAATAG
- a CDS encoding NnrS family protein has protein sequence MKNWYENFTAQPHQPFFANGIIAFILFTGLIFAVYGGFLNINAGIFDFHAYIFIFVVFIQFFLGFLFVVFPRFLMQAVIEPRVYMAHFWGYFFVTYAFLISFLLGFGFDVLLVLNLLVQIFGFKLLFDIHKRSIIANKYDTKWVLIGFGCGLIFNAIFILSKFIPSLTNFAINGGFYLFLFIIVFAISQRMVPFFTSVKVQGYVIKRTENFMPILFGLLFLRVVVLSFFSAKFLLLTDIALFVLFVREFYIWRLPIFKTSAIMWVLYLSLYWIPVGFAISILEGINDIFSLGFVFEKTSLHTFAVGYFLTILIGFGTRVVLGHSGQTPHADAFTTAIFVFIQVVVFARLFAGFSLNFSLDYSFFINFSAVLMLIALLVWSARYLPILIKGFKPKP, from the coding sequence ATGAAAAATTGGTATGAAAATTTTACAGCACAACCACACCAGCCGTTTTTTGCAAATGGCATTATCGCATTTATTTTATTTACTGGCTTGATTTTTGCGGTTTATGGCGGATTTTTAAACATAAATGCAGGTATTTTTGATTTTCACGCATACATATTTATCTTTGTCGTTTTTATTCAGTTTTTCTTAGGATTTTTGTTTGTAGTTTTTCCTAGATTTTTAATGCAAGCCGTTATCGAACCGCGTGTGTATATGGCTCATTTTTGGGGATATTTTTTTGTAACTTATGCCTTTTTGATATCTTTTTTGCTCGGTTTTGGTTTTGATGTTCTTTTAGTTTTAAATTTGCTCGTTCAAATTTTTGGTTTTAAGCTACTTTTTGATATTCACAAACGCTCGATAATCGCTAACAAATACGATACAAAATGGGTTCTTATCGGATTTGGCTGTGGGCTTATTTTTAATGCGATTTTTATACTGTCTAAATTTATCCCAAGCTTGACAAATTTTGCTATAAACGGCGGTTTTTATCTATTTTTATTTATCATTGTTTTTGCGATCTCCCAGCGAATGGTGCCATTTTTTACGTCAGTTAAGGTGCAAGGATATGTGATAAAACGCACTGAGAATTTTATGCCTATTTTGTTTGGTTTGCTATTTTTGCGAGTGGTTGTGCTTAGTTTTTTCTCAGCAAAATTTTTGCTTTTAACCGACATCGCACTTTTTGTGCTTTTTGTGAGAGAATTTTACATTTGGAGATTGCCGATTTTTAAAACTAGTGCGATAATGTGGGTGCTTTATTTGTCGCTTTATTGGATACCAGTTGGGTTTGCTATATCGATTTTAGAGGGCATAAATGACATATTTTCGCTTGGATTTGTGTTTGAAAAAACAAGCCTTCACACCTTTGCTGTTGGCTATTTTTTAACTATTTTAATCGGATTTGGCACCAGGGTTGTGCTTGGGCACTCTGGCCAGACACCTCATGCAGACGCCTTTACTACAGCGATTTTTGTTTTTATACAGGTTGTGGTTTTTGCAAGGCTTTTTGCTGGGTTTAGTCTAAATTTTTCACTTGATTATAGTTTCTTTATAAATTTTAGTGCCGTTTTAATGCTAATTGCTTTGCTAGTTTGGTCAGCTAGGTATTTGCCGATTTTAATCAAGGGCTTTAAGCCAAAACCCTAA
- the thiM gene encoding hydroxyethylthiazole kinase gives MQILQHLRDTKPLIHCITNYVTVNDVANVLLSLGASPVMADDEAEVKQMASIANAMLINIGTLNQRTISSMLKATKKANKLSLPVVLDPVGVGATQLRNETALRLLKEAKFTLIRANASEISFLAGQGGKTKGVDADDSELLKGLELNIQTAKILAKKQGCIVVSSGKIDIITDGKQTALCKNGHQMMSNITGSGCMQGAVLAAFLAISNDKFQAVVNGVSAFGICGERAFEKTQAIDGANASFRTFFIDEFSKITDEKILLNGCIEMLD, from the coding sequence ATGCAAATTTTACAACATTTAAGGGATACAAAACCACTGATTCACTGCATAACAAACTATGTGACGGTAAATGACGTTGCAAACGTCTTGCTCTCGCTTGGTGCCTCTCCTGTGATGGCTGATGATGAGGCGGAAGTTAAGCAGATGGCAAGTATTGCAAATGCGATGTTAATAAACATAGGCACACTAAATCAAAGAACGATAAGCTCGATGTTAAAGGCTACTAAAAAGGCAAATAAACTATCTTTGCCAGTTGTGCTAGATCCAGTCGGAGTTGGGGCAACGCAGCTTAGGAATGAAACGGCACTTAGGCTTTTAAAAGAGGCGAAATTTACACTTATCCGTGCAAATGCGTCTGAAATTTCATTTTTAGCTGGGCAGGGCGGAAAGACAAAGGGTGTTGATGCAGATGATAGTGAGCTTTTAAAAGGTCTTGAGCTAAATATACAAACGGCTAAAATTTTAGCCAAAAAGCAAGGCTGTATCGTCGTATCATCCGGTAAAATAGACATTATAACAGACGGCAAGCAGACGGCACTTTGTAAAAATGGACATCAAATGATGTCAAATATCACTGGCAGTGGCTGTATGCAAGGTGCCGTATTGGCTGCGTTTTTGGCTATATCAAATGATAAATTTCAAGCCGTTGTTAATGGAGTTAGTGCGTTTGGAATTTGTGGCGAAAGGGCGTTTGAGAAAACACAGGCTATAGATGGTGCAAACGCCAGTTTTCGCACATTTTTTATAGATGAATTTAGCAAAATAACTGATGAGAAAATTTTGCTAAATGGGTGTATAGAAATGCTAGATTAG
- the prx-suh gene encoding thiol peroxidase Prx-SUH: MSKVTFQGNPVKLTGNTVSVGENAPIVNVTGADLSSIQIGGKQGKAQILVVLPSLDTGVCAASARKFNESLANIQNAEVIVISMDLPFAMGRFCATEGIKNLKTASDFRNKEFANAYGVLIADGALAGLSARSVFVINPSGVITYKEISSEITNEPNYEAVINAAKEATSTSCCGHCH; the protein is encoded by the coding sequence ATGTCAAAAGTAACTTTTCAAGGCAACCCAGTAAAATTAACTGGCAATACAGTAAGCGTGGGCGAAAATGCACCAATCGTAAATGTAACTGGTGCTGATTTATCAAGCATTCAAATTGGTGGCAAACAGGGCAAAGCACAAATTTTAGTCGTGTTACCATCTCTTGATACTGGTGTTTGTGCTGCATCTGCTAGAAAATTTAACGAGAGTTTAGCAAATATACAAAACGCCGAAGTCATCGTGATATCAATGGATTTACCATTTGCTATGGGTAGATTTTGTGCGACAGAAGGTATTAAAAATTTAAAAACAGCAAGCGATTTTAGAAATAAAGAATTTGCAAATGCTTATGGCGTTTTGATAGCAGACGGCGCTCTTGCAGGGCTTAGTGCTCGCTCTGTTTTTGTTATAAATCCAAGTGGCGTAATTACCTACAAAGAGATAAGCTCAGAGATAACAAACGAGCCAAACTACGAAGCTGTCATAAATGCTGCAAAAGAAGCTACATCTACATCTTGCTGCGGACACTGCCACTAA
- the panD gene encoding aspartate 1-decarboxylase, which produces MKIDVLFSKIHRATVTDANLNYVGSISIDEKLIEAAGLCEWQKVEILNVNNGERFSTYVIKGTKGQICLNGAAARKVCAGDIVIIVAYASMSVKKAKKFKPNVVFVNEKNEQVKNMH; this is translated from the coding sequence ATGAAAATAGATGTTTTATTTAGCAAAATTCATCGTGCTACCGTTACTGACGCGAATTTAAACTATGTCGGTTCAATTAGTATTGATGAGAAGCTTATTGAGGCTGCTGGACTTTGCGAGTGGCAAAAGGTTGAAATTTTAAACGTAAATAATGGCGAGAGATTTAGCACCTATGTCATTAAAGGCACAAAGGGACAAATATGCCTAAATGGCGCTGCTGCACGTAAGGTTTGTGCCGGAGATATCGTCATCATCGTAGCTTATGCGTCTATGAGCGTTAAAAAAGCTAAGAAATTTAAGCCAAATGTTGTCTTTGTAAATGAGAAAAACGAGCAAGTGAAAAATATGCACTAA
- a CDS encoding autotransporter outer membrane beta-barrel domain-containing protein, with product MQNRSLKKGGGLLSLALCSTLYSVEFSYDGKNAQGHLSHDKKFTLTTTEMSGNKLTFDYNPDEQGVENPQEAFVIDTKGSEDVHDNIFTFNNGKVTQFAYSGSSERGKSYNNNFIINGGELGIVIAGFSNYSDAYENSVVVDGGTVTDTVYGANISGSVTNRAYNNTVEVRKGTVKNVIGASTFATANYGGDLSYNKVLISGGTITGKVVGAENSNTKSAYSNRVEITGGTFSGNIIGSAVDSADQMAINNIIVIDGGSGKEIVFNKPDEQIFYGGLLTNAKNQQFTGDVFSNNTLVIKDKAGIDIKDIQNFEFIKFYLPTSIANSSAILNLKGTDNTDLSNSKIGVAMSTGGIKLNLGDKVYLIKKENGSIKEPKNLSNILDDESRTQRVVGGVSKIYTFTLSAQKDDVSQDTKAIVATVSEIEDNKKQKNIAETSAMMGGIVNEGSEMTSSSGMKNALTATISNGGESSNFGALGGQNVRLNSGSYVDVKGFSFMVGVSKQVDDMFMYGAFVEAGFANYDSYNDFGANGSAHGWGDNRYYGGGLLSKFDMASNYYLEASLRVGKVYSDYKSKDINPNQTAKFKSSRMYWGGHVGFGKIFSLNDASDLDIYTKFFVTRLSSDEIEVVGEKIKYHNSNSIRARIGGRYSYYFDDNFEIYGGAAFEREFNSEAKATNLTQNQDLVSPTLKGNTAIGEFGFKFKTPFKPLTIDLNLQGLAGKREGFTGGINAEFKF from the coding sequence ATGCAAAATAGATCTTTAAAAAAAGGTGGAGGGCTGCTTAGCCTGGCTCTATGTAGTACGCTTTATTCTGTTGAGTTCAGTTATGATGGTAAAAATGCACAAGGTCATTTAAGCCATGATAAGAAATTTACTCTTACCACAACCGAAATGAGCGGAAATAAACTAACTTTTGATTACAATCCAGATGAGCAAGGCGTAGAAAATCCTCAAGAAGCTTTTGTGATTGATACAAAAGGGAGTGAGGATGTGCACGATAATATATTTACCTTTAATAATGGCAAGGTTACTCAGTTTGCATATTCTGGTTCTAGCGAAAGAGGCAAATCATATAATAATAATTTTATAATCAATGGCGGAGAGTTAGGTATTGTAATTGCAGGTTTTTCAAATTATAGCGACGCTTATGAAAATAGCGTTGTGGTTGATGGTGGAACAGTCACAGACACTGTATATGGTGCAAATATTTCAGGTTCTGTGACAAATAGAGCTTATAATAATACCGTTGAAGTACGAAAGGGAACTGTAAAAAATGTCATTGGTGCTTCAACGTTTGCGACTGCTAATTATGGCGGCGATTTATCCTATAATAAGGTTTTAATAAGTGGCGGGACAATAACAGGTAAAGTTGTAGGAGCTGAGAATTCAAATACAAAATCTGCCTACTCAAATAGAGTAGAGATAACAGGCGGAACTTTTAGTGGAAATATTATAGGCTCAGCTGTGGATTCAGCAGATCAAATGGCTATAAATAATATCATAGTAATAGATGGCGGTAGTGGTAAAGAAATTGTATTTAATAAGCCTGATGAACAGATATTTTATGGTGGTTTGTTAACAAATGCAAAGAATCAACAATTCACTGGGGATGTTTTTAGTAACAATACTCTTGTTATAAAAGATAAAGCGGGTATAGATATAAAAGATATTCAAAATTTTGAATTTATTAAATTCTATCTGCCTACTAGCATAGCAAACAGCAGCGCTATTTTAAATTTAAAAGGCACTGATAATACAGATTTGAGTAATTCAAAAATAGGCGTAGCTATGTCAACTGGCGGTATAAAACTAAATTTAGGCGATAAGGTATACCTTATAAAAAAAGAAAATGGCTCTATAAAAGAACCAAAAAATCTATCTAATATCTTAGATGATGAGTCAAGAACCCAAAGAGTAGTGGGTGGCGTCTCAAAAATATATACCTTTACGCTATCAGCCCAAAAAGATGATGTAAGTCAAGATACTAAAGCGATAGTTGCAACAGTTTCTGAAATAGAAGATAATAAAAAGCAAAAAAATATCGCTGAGACAAGCGCTATGATGGGTGGTATAGTAAATGAGGGGTCGGAAATGACTAGCTCAAGTGGTATGAAAAATGCCTTAACTGCAACTATAAGTAACGGAGGCGAGAGCTCAAATTTTGGTGCTTTGGGTGGTCAAAATGTTAGACTAAATTCGGGTTCTTACGTTGATGTAAAGGGCTTTAGTTTTATGGTTGGCGTAAGTAAACAAGTAGATGATATGTTTATGTATGGGGCTTTTGTTGAAGCTGGATTTGCTAACTATGATAGTTACAATGACTTTGGGGCAAATGGTTCTGCACATGGTTGGGGTGATAATAGATACTACGGTGGCGGTCTTTTAAGTAAATTTGATATGGCGTCAAATTATTACTTAGAAGCAAGTTTAAGGGTTGGTAAGGTTTATTCAGATTATAAGAGTAAAGATATAAATCCAAACCAAACTGCCAAATTTAAAAGCTCTAGAATGTATTGGGGTGGGCACGTGGGATTTGGTAAGATATTTTCTTTAAATGATGCTTCGGATTTAGATATTTATACTAAATTTTTTGTAACTCGTTTAAGCAGTGATGAAATAGAAGTTGTTGGCGAAAAGATAAAGTATCATAACTCAAACTCCATTCGCGCGAGAATTGGTGGCAGATATTCATACTATTTTGATGATAATTTTGAGATTTATGGCGGAGCGGCTTTTGAAAGAGAATTTAACTCTGAAGCAAAAGCTACAAATTTAACCCAAAATCAAGATTTGGTTTCACCTACTTTGAAAGGAAATACAGCTATAGGCGAATTCGGATTTAAATTTAAAACACCATTTAAACCTTTGACTATAGATCTAAACTTGCAAGGTCTTGCTGGTAAAAGAGAGGGATTTACAGGCGGAATAAATGCCGAATTTAAATTCTAA